DNA from Daucus carota subsp. sativus chromosome 1, DH1 v3.0, whole genome shotgun sequence:
atttttaactacccggtcaaaacacttaataaaaatgtgtgccaaaagtcaaaacgtcatataaaaaaacagagggagtagttgttTAACCTAATCTCATACAACTATCATTAGGTTCTACATCACTCCCAATTTCTTCGAGCAAGAAACCTTATGTATTTAATATACTAACATTAGTTAAATGAATTTGGGAGTGGAAGGAGTCAAATCAGAGTTTtactattaaaatttattatatgtttaatttttaaaatcatatattaaaatattcataaattaaaattttgttaaataattatctGATTTCTGCGACACACTTTTTTACCAACAATTTTTATAATGAGGCAACCCATTTTCTCAAATAAATCCAGACTAGAATTAGAATTTAAGCTAACATAATATAAATTCTAATATCAGTGCAAAATGATTGGCACAAAAAAGGACttcttttattcaaatatatattcatttaattttaatgttttgacTTAATGCCAATATCATTTTAATTGAAGATAAATCAATCTCGATAACCCGACTCAAAACCAAATATAagttagtataatatattttcaaccTTCATAACTATAATCCACCTGATctattgatattaaatatttttatttgcatTATTAATCATTTATTCTCAAAActagaaatattatgaaaaacataataatcacgaatgaaaattttaaatatatataaaatattaaatatatgtgacAATAGTGATCCGTTATATCATTgtataaaactataaattattgtaaaattttataaagactATTTACTTCAAAATGTAGTCTGCTATTAGGGTGTGAACcggttataaattataaataatcatgTTACCGTAGGAATGTTGAAGAAAAATATGTATCCGTATTCAAATCTCGATCATAATTAATCTGTTATAAGTGCACGAATTTACGGTTCTATTATCacttctttttataaaataaatagaaaaaaatattatagcattgaaaggaaaaacaagaaaatatatttcGAAAAAGGAGAAATAGAAAGGAAAAATAAGAAATTCCATTACAATATAAGGGGAAATCTGAATTTCACATGGGCAAGGTGGAGAGGGAAAGAAGCCTAAAAGAAAATGGTTAGTTAGTCGTTGTCATTTGCTGTCGCCCAACAATTATATGATTAGCACAAGGGTTACTAGAATATTGTATACGCTTGGTTAAtgtgtttttgtttgtgttgTGTGGCTCCCTATTCTGTCGGTGAGTTTTTGGTGAGGGGTTATGTATCACTCATGCTTCTGGCTTTGGATTCATTTCAGTTTTagtgtcccatttaattgtatacgtttcttttcaactgttcgacacgcatttcaatgctcttataaaatatagttccgtaacttatttttgagattttctttttctgaataaagatataacatccaaactttaattcagaaaaaaaaaaatttaaaaataaattacacaactacaatttacaggagcattaaagtccgtgtcgcgtccccgtcccccaatgtatactactcaggggacggagggagtaaacaaGTGGAACAGATCTTTTTGCTTTATCTTCATTCCTTTATACTAGTAGCAGTTATTTTCATATGTTGACttgtcttattattattattattattattatgtatgtatgttcaagagagaaccattactttatttttagtattagttagggttcagCCTTATAATTCCACATGTAAAAAATGTCAATAcgtatgtattatattttaaaagtatttttgaacacacacaacgatgaaaaaatatgaaaaaaaatgtatttagatttagatactAAAAATCTTAATGATTtcattgttttattttaagGTACCGGTTCTTTTGATCgcctttttttttattattattattagcatTATTATTTGATGTATGTGCGTGAATCGCTGATTGGACCCTCCTCCATACATAACTGTCGGTGCTCAATTCAATACCACAATACTATATAGACCACTGCGGTTCATTTAAATGGATTTATTAAGTTAACTCATTTCTTTTTAATTGGTACATTTTTCTCGcatgtatataataatatatattgtaattggatctattaatttttttaaaaaaaatcctttttcatataaaaatatataatcggcctagaaaaagttaaaactatctaataagtattactgaaattataaaaattatacaaagaTCTTAAATTATCTGCCATAAAAAATCCTATGAAACAAACTTGAGAATTGTGATtcccaaaaaaaaacaaacataacTTAAGAGATGTAAATGTATCCGACATGTTCCCACTGCAATTCTATGtttgtttaatttgtttaagttaagattcatattataaattttaaatatttacaagAATTTAAACcctcaaattatttaatttgttactAACACATCTTCTAAGTTGtccagaaaaatataatttaaatcctTGAATTGTTTGATTATCTTCTAAGTTGTTCAGAAAAATGTAATTTAAATCCTTGAATTGTTTAATTTGTTATTAACATACGGTAATACTTTCTAAGTTGTCTAGaaaaaatgtaatttaaatCTTCAAAATGTATTtactaagagcaactccaagggaaTCTCCCTTACCTATAATCAGCCTACCTGGACAAAAATAGGGATTTGAGTGAAAATTCTCTACTCCAAGTCTCCAACCATCTTCTCCTTACCTAAAATTTTTAGGTGAAAGCAAGAGATAGAAAAGCAAGCCCCTATTTCTTCCACATCATctttctctcattttctttcttttttcattttccCTCCCACTTTTATCTACCCTATCATTGTTAaagttctaataaaatattattttttcaaatataggaATTATTATAGAAAATACCGTGAGAGTAAAACAAATTTTTGCTTACCTATATTTTAGATAAtcactaatatattatattttagaggTTCACCATAGCATcttctaaatataatttaaatcctCAAATTGTTTGTTACTAACAAACCGTAACATCTTCTAAGTTTGTCTAGAAAAATTGTATTGTACCTGGTTGTACCaaagtaaataaattcattCTATCTGGCTGGACCAAGGTGAAAACTGAACCTGCCAACATAAATACCAGTGCAGACTGTGCAATGGCATTCATTATCAAAATTTAAGGTAGCATTTCAATTTTGATTGGTGTACTGTGTCAATAATAATAACACATACATTTGCTGACAAACAATAACAATTCACCGACACCGCCTTGGAACCTTGATATTACATAGCAAAAATTGTCCCATAGCATGAATATAATACAAGAATCATAAGTTTACCTCACAATTctataatgaagatacaagccACAAAAGTACACAACACCACACCATCAGTGTTATAAAGTTTGACAAACTTAAAAAGCCTAGAGagaatttaatttaaagaataataatataactttATATTCACCGagacaaattttgtaaaaaatgtaACAAAAAGAATATGTTAATGGTACAACCACTGCACTGGCCTTCTATCTACACCACCAAGAATGTTCTAATAGGCTCATTTCTGCTATTTGACAATTTGTATAACACAGAACGTGTAAAATGTCTTCAACTGCGCAATTAAGTGACCTTTTTCTGCACTTTTTTAACAATCTTTCCAAATAAAAGACAACACAAAACACTTGACAATACCTTTGCGCCTCAGTCACAATCCAACCCGCAAACTTCTAATACAATGCCATCTCTTGAGACGAATGGGTTGACCCGTACCCATAACAGTGAAAAGATTGAAGCAAGAAGAATCGACCATACGACGATGATAGTCGGCACCCCAGATTGTTTCCCCATCATTCCTTTCAGGAAGGGATATAGATGGACAATGACCCAGATAGCAAAGAACAGCCTGCCAAAGAGTGGACCCCATGACTCATAACCGTTAGTTATAGCATCTGAAATTCCCACCAGTACCCCAACTATGTTGAATATCAGCAATAATAGAGGAGGGAGCAATAAACTAGTCCACTTGAAAAGGTACAGCTCGGAAAATTCACCATCGTCTCCTCCTTTCGAAGTAACTGTGAAGCTAGTGTTTACCCCAGCCAAAACCTTCAGAAGACCTTGAACGAGAGCAAAGAGATGTGCTGAGACACCCCCAATCACCCAAAACTGTTCATTTCTCCACAAATCATCTATGGCAACACGACCCCACTGCATTTCTAGGATACTAGTTATCGCAATGGACAAAAACATGGCCATGAACACAAGACTGGCATAATTGCTAATCTGTAAATTATGAAAGAAGTTTGTTAGCAAGTGATGCAATTAAAAATCTTTAAGAATTTAGAAGCATTTGAATAATAACATATGATGAACTATTCTTTTTGAATGGCAGCTTCACCAACTCTCTTTCTAACATGAGCTTCAGTAGCTCCCTCTTTCTAACATGAGCAACTCTACTTACTCATAGTTTTGGGGCACAGTTACAATGTACTTTGTTAATTGTCCAAAAGTGCATGGTGAACATTAGTTTTAATGGAATATAGACCAGTATGGCAGTATCTAATAATTATGGGTCACCACCACTAAATGAACTCTTGAATGCAAAGATCATATAGCAAGATTTTGACAGTGTTCAGCTTTAAACCAAAATTTGAAGATCGAGTCATCTGAAAGATTTCAGTATAAATGGAAAACATATAGATGCATTAGTTAACATAATCCAGTTGGAGCTTACCTCCGGCACGATAAACTTTCCGGTCAGAAGACAGACAGCCGGCAATGTGCAATACGCAACCAATGGAACTGATGTTAAAGGATAGACAACAGAGTTTATATAAGAAAACCGTTCCAGTGGCTTCAGACCACAGCCATACCCGTACCAGATCGGACAATGCTTGCTCATGAGAATCTCAACAGATCCAAGGGCCCACCTGAGGACTTGGTGAAGACGATCAGAAAGATTGATGGGAGCTGACCCTTTAAAGGCAGGCCTTTTAGGAATGCAGTAAACAGAACGCCAACCATGGCAGTGCATCTTAAACCCGGTCAATATATCCTCAGTAACAGAGCCATAGATCCACCCAAcctaatatataaaagatagaCATAAATTTAACAGTCGGAGTAAATCAACTAGATAGCTTAAGATGTTAAAGAAACTGTCAGTACCTCTTTTCCCCAGTCTGTCTTGTCCTCGTAACCACAACTAATAACATGAATTGCTTCTTTCAAGAGTGAAGCTGAAGTTGCTCCAGGCAGTACTCCACCTTCTTCTAGAAGTGTTGACGCTATAAACACTGGTGACTGTCCAAActttttctcaaattttatcTGGGGCATGAGTGATGTTTTTTCACTATCTATTCCTACAAGAAAGATTCACGTAAACTCATCAAAGGGTTGATCTGGAAAACTTTAAACAAGCCACCTTGACACAATAAAACACATGGTATTAAAACTATTGAGTAATAATTACCCTATTCTTTACCTTCGATCCCTTCTTCAATATTTTCAAGTGCATGTATTTGTGTTGAAGCCTCCCTGCTCTTCGTCTTCTTCTTATCCTTGGACTTACCTTTCTTGGTCTTCTTTCTAGATGGACAACAGCAGCAAAACCATTTTGGCAAACAGTTGCAAGTTTTTCCTTCCACTTTCTTTTTTACTGGCGCATCATATCCATAAAGTGCTTGCCTCCTGAACACGCAACCTGTTCCAACATATATCGGTCCTTGGATGCCGTCTAATCCTTTCATATTAATCTGTGCATTGATGGAAAAAAGTAACAAAATGCAACAAGACATTAGGAATAACATATGCCTCATTGTTTAGACATGTGTATACATGGACCATACTGAAATATGATATCTCAAGGTGTTTTACTTACATCAAAGAATACAACGTTACGATTTGAGTATCTATCATGACGATCAATCCCATCAAACCTTTGAGGAAATTGTACATAGCATATTTTCTTTCCAGATGTAGGGTCCATCATGAAGCACATTGACTCCCTGAGTGCTTTACTATTGTTTATATAGTGATCACAGTCAACATTGAGTAGGTATGGAGCATTAGAGATGACTGCTGAGACTCGAATCTAGAAAAATCACATGATACACGTTAATGAGAGAGAAgaaagtatatttttaaatagaataaattcaattaatattcacAACAAGATGAAGAAACGGGGGGCGGGGGGGATTGCATAATATTAGTAGCGCGAGGATATTACAAGAGAATTCATAGCACCAGCTTTTTTGTGGTGGTCGAATCCAGGCCTCTTCTCACGAGAAACATAAACTAGATGAGGCAACTCGTTTCCATCAGTATCAAGAACACCATTGTTACCTAGGAACACCTGTTGTATGCAAGTGAATTACAAATGTTTATACTAagtaataaatatcaaacatcAAATGGTCATAGGACACTAAAAGCAAGGTAAAAAAAAGCAAAGAACAAAAACTCAGCAAACCTGAATCATTCCAGGGTGATCTCTAACGTTGTTCCCAGGCCATGGAGTGCCATCTTGCATGGTCCATCCCTCTTCAGGAACCTTCTGTGCCATTGCAACTAACCCATTTATTCGTACTTTAAACTCTTCATAATCCCTCTGCACCAAAAGATTAAGTAATTTAGTCAGCAAAAAGCTACTGTATATATTTGTGACCAAGCTGAGAACTGACCCAGTTCCACAAGAAACCAAAATAACGACCACTGCGAAAAACATTGGACTAATTAAAGTTACCCTCTCATATTAGTTAACCATGACTCACAATGAAGACAGATAAGATAAGATGTCAGGTAATAGAGTTTCCGCAATTCCGCATGAATTTTACCTATTAATAACCTAATTCACATGTAATTTCATGTACTTTATCTTTATTACAGTATTTTGGATGTGAATATTAGCTCACCCCTAGTATTCGCATTATTGGAAAAAATGTAAAGAGTTAGCTTCAAACCTTCATTGCTCGCCGTTCCCTTACAAATGTAGGATGTACTTTATCTTTCAGATAGTCAACCTTCTCAGCAAAATACCACTCTGGGGCACGAGGTTCAATATTAAACTTCTTGCAGAAAGGAACCCACTTCCTTGCAAATTCAGATGTTTCAGAGAGGGCCTCAAAAGTGAGCATAGCAGCACCATCATCTGAGACATAACATGCAACCTTGTCCACTGGATAATCCACAGCAAGGATAGACAAGACTGTGTTAGCAGTGATGAGCGGAGGTTCTTTTAGTGGATCCACTGTACTCACAAACACATCAACAGGAGCCAACTCAGAAGGCTTCCCTTCTTTCTCATACCTGAGCCATTTTTGACAGATAAACTTAGATCAAGGCACACATAAGGAAATATTATTCATGAAATATACATACAGTTACCCTTTATAGTGTACCTTAGAGATAGTCTGTCTAAGTACGTTTCTCGCTCGATAGGGGACCATTTCGGGAATTGATCAAATATCCATGATACTGCAAACCATATTTCACAAATAACTGATACCAACCACAATGCATAGGCATCATGAACTGGATGAAGAAGCCTATAGTGGAAAAACAGTCCAAGAATGGCCATTCGTATTATAATGATCATCCTGTATGGATTTATCTTGCTTGAAGGGATTGGTAGCTTCCTTGATAATGGCTGCCTTCCTTCGTCCATCCTAGAAAAGATCACTATATGCGTCAACAAGTATCCCAGATTTAACAAGGAATGGAAGACAATAGAGATGtagaaaatataagaaaattgtaCTTTTCCTTCAATGAGTAGTTATTTACTCTATTCTTACAATCTTTCTGACACAAAGCATGCAGAATCAGTTCCAGCGGGTTGCACTTTAAATCAATTAGAAAATTCAATATCAAAACATGTTGACGACACCCACTGCTATGAAGTTTCTTTTTCAAAAGTCACATACAGTTATCTCTTGGTTAAAGTATTATTTCAACCCAAACTTTATCAGTTAAGACTCCTTCCATATTTCAGTTGGTACTCCTTCGCATGACTTTAGTTTTATATTAGCGTGACCTGCTCAAACTTCAGCAGTCTTCTTTCGAGTAGTGATGCTATAAAAACATTGTTCAAGACAGAAGATACATGAATGCAAATGGTTAAATCTAATTTGGATGATATCTATGTAAACGACTGCCACATTAGAAGCAGCAAAACTGAGTGGATTTTTCAGGTGATGGCACAAGGGTTTCATTTAACCGAgcaattttagaattttttgcCTTGGCATCATGGAAACACTTGCAAAAAACTCACCTCCGATTAAAAACTATAGCAAGTGTTGCACATACAAGCAAATAGTTAAGTTTTGTAAGTTCAGAATATCGAATAGAAAGTAGTTTACTGGATCAAATAAAAGGCCCATATATAATTCCTACTATAATGCTACCCCCTTGCATGTAAATTAGTACGCAACTTAAAATCTATTAACACACAATAACAAATTAAGTTTGTTCTACTTGCTATTTCCAGTCTCAATGATATGAAAAATATTCACAATCATAATGAATTTAATGTTATTTCATGTTTCCCAAACTTTGAACTTTCTCTTGCATTAATCTTCAAAAAGGCATTTCTATTTTAGATTTTCAAAGCAACTTGATTGCAAggatttttttacttttgtgcATAATTTATAATACATGATCCAAGCCCAGAAGTAATCCGGTATACTACTGATGAAGATGTTATCAACTATACAAAACTGAAGAAGGAAATCTTTAAACTTTGAAGACATTAGCAAGCAAAACATTTATAGGAATCCCAAAGACAACAACTTTTCCATCGAACATTACACATTGTGCACAAATTTCGAGAAACAAAACAACATAAGCATTCCAATATTCCATGCAAGCTAAAAGAAATGTTACACTTACTTTGGCAAATCAGGGTCATCCAGATCATCCACATTGTTGCCACCTCCAAAGCCCCCTTTGTGCTTGACCACTTGAAGCTTATCATGCTGTCTTTTCCTCCACTCCTCCATTCTTTCCTTCCATGCAACAGAACCATACCCATATACTGCCAAATCCTTCTTCGGATCCATTGGTCGAGGTGGAACTGCAAGATTATGAGCAGATAAACACCAAGACAACTAACTACCTAAGCTCTACAAACAATTATGATTCAACATGACTGAAGAAACATACAAGAGACTGAAGAATCAGAATATGGCGTAGGATGAGCTCGCTTTGCACTGCCCATATAAGGGGGCACAATAAGGGCATGCCTGTCGGCTGAAATTGCATCATCCTGTTTAGACAGAGAGATTTGTTTTTAACTCATAAAATCGGTCAAAATATAACTACAGTAAGAGATGCTTTACATTAGTTTTACCTCTTGACCATAAGTAAGGAGAGGGATTTCAGGGTTAAGAGTAGACGAATCCATCTCTAAGGGTGCTGTAAGCCCAGACGCGTTAGATGGAACGCGACCAATATTATGGCGACCAGATGGGGCATTTGCATCTCCTCCGTGTTGATGGTATCTGTGGTCATTGCTCTCATAATCAAACTCATTATCTAAATCATcaaattcatcttcttcttcatctccatCCACTCTTGCACTTCCTGGTATttgattgaatttaatattcatattgACTAGTAGACAGTAAGGAAATAGTAACATTTGGGCAGCTTGTATTACCTTTAACGCGCTTGTATCTGGTTCTACATTGAGGGCATGACTGAGTGCCCTCTCTTCTCTCATATTCATAACAGTTTCTGCAAACAGGGAAAGCACATTCATTGCAGGCAACAAATTGCTCCCCATCCACAGTTACTTCAATCTCATCTCCGCAAATCTGGCAAAAATGGCCACTTAACTCTTTCACAGAAGTAACCTGTAACATTCACCGAAATATACAATCAGAAATGTTCAGATCAAGAACCGTCTGGACTTTGGCAGAAGAAACTGACAGTATGAGCTCATCTAATACTTAATAGCCCTTACAATAATGTCATCAAGAGACATTAAATCTACAAATTTTAGGATTACAAAAAAATCTAGTAAAATAGCTAGAAATGGGAACTATGGATAGATCTAAAATCTATGAATCTTCTGAAAAACAAGCAACAAAAGTGCTGAAATGGCAGCTATCGCAACTCCTAAAGTAGATTTAGAAAGTATAAGGCTATTTTAACTCGCATCAAAGTCTACACCAAGAAGTTTCTTACTTATATCAGGTCatacaaaatatacaaatatagtatatatatttcaacCTCAGTTACAATATAAGCAAACAAGAACAGAAAATTAAGCAGATGGGCTCTTTGATAGTAGCAGAAAATCCCTAAAaaatcaataacaaaaaaaaaaaagagttgaaATCAAgttcatatatcaatataatGCAGTAAGAACAAAAAGATGGAAACTTTGAATCACTCACCCTTCCAACTTCATCAGCATTGATCAAAATAAACTCATTTCTGTTGTGAGAACCAGCAACAAGTCTTCCTTTAGTATCCATTTAGCCCCCAAATgtcacacacaaacacacactaaAACCCTTCAAGATCCAATCTTTTTGCCACAAAGATCAAGACCCATGAAGGGAATGCAAGATTTCACTCACCCTTAAAAACCCAAttggtaaatataattaacaagaaaagattgaatctttattcttttcttgGTAGTTGATGGAAACCCAGCTCAAAGTACTTTGACAAGTGCCAACTACTGAGGTTGAAGATGAAAGATCTAAGTGTACatataatgtgtgtgtttgtgtgtgtgtgtgagagagagagagagagagattagcgCGTAAGGGTAAAGGGACAGCGATTAAGATAGATCTGTGTATGTATGTTATGTTTTGATGAATAGAAAAGAACATGGGGGTTTTGTAAGAGTGGGGCCCGGCCGTGAGGGGGTGGAAGGGCCCCACCAGGGGAGCTGCCGCGGTGATGGAGGGGTATGATGGTAAATTCAGATGGAATTTTGTTG
Protein-coding regions in this window:
- the LOC108203076 gene encoding cellulose synthase A catalytic subunit 5 [UDP-forming], yielding MDTKGRLVAGSHNRNEFILINADEVGRVTSVKELSGHFCQICGDEIEVTVDGEQFVACNECAFPVCRNCYEYERREGTQSCPQCRTRYKRVKGSARVDGDEEEDEFDDLDNEFDYESNDHRYHQHGGDANAPSGRHNIGRVPSNASGLTAPLEMDSSTLNPEIPLLTYGQEDDAISADRHALIVPPYMGSAKRAHPTPYSDSSVSFPPRPMDPKKDLAVYGYGSVAWKERMEEWRKRQHDKLQVVKHKGGFGGGNNVDDLDDPDLPKMDEGRQPLSRKLPIPSSKINPYRMIIIIRMAILGLFFHYRLLHPVHDAYALWLVSVICEIWFAVSWIFDQFPKWSPIERETYLDRLSLRYEKEGKPSELAPVDVFVSTVDPLKEPPLITANTVLSILAVDYPVDKVACYVSDDGAAMLTFEALSETSEFARKWVPFCKKFNIEPRAPEWYFAEKVDYLKDKVHPTFVRERRAMKRDYEEFKVRINGLVAMAQKVPEEGWTMQDGTPWPGNNVRDHPGMIQVFLGNNGVLDTDGNELPHLVYVSREKRPGFDHHKKAGAMNSLIRVSAVISNAPYLLNVDCDHYINNSKALRESMCFMMDPTSGKKICYVQFPQRFDGIDRHDRYSNRNVVFFDINMKGLDGIQGPIYVGTGCVFRRQALYGYDAPVKKKVEGKTCNCLPKWFCCCCPSRKKTKKGKSKDKKKTKSREASTQIHALENIEEGIEGIDSEKTSLMPQIKFEKKFGQSPVFIASTLLEEGGVLPGATSASLLKEAIHVISCGYEDKTDWGKEVGWIYGSVTEDILTGFKMHCHGWRSVYCIPKRPAFKGSAPINLSDRLHQVLRWALGSVEILMSKHCPIWYGYGCGLKPLERFSYINSVVYPLTSVPLVAYCTLPAVCLLTGKFIVPEISNYASLVFMAMFLSIAITSILEMQWGRVAIDDLWRNEQFWVIGGVSAHLFALVQGLLKVLAGVNTSFTVTSKGGDDGEFSELYLFKWTSLLLPPLLLLIFNIVGVLVGISDAITNGYESWGPLFGRLFFAIWVIVHLYPFLKGMMGKQSGVPTIIVVWSILLASIFSLLWVRVNPFVSRDGIVLEVCGLDCD